In Streptomyces thermolilacinus SPC6, a single genomic region encodes these proteins:
- a CDS encoding trypsin-like serine protease, with protein MLRARPRSAWMAVGLTAVIGAGLLPAHSAVAAIGTPDTSGTHAHTAQITVGDRTNARGCSGTLIAAQWLLTSQSCFTTTPGTGLTPGKPQEPVKVTLGTGTYTIAELFPRADRDVLLARLDRQATGITPARIADASPAAGTALTAAGYGRTKTTWVPDKIHTAAFTATSATATALAIEGAQAGDAICQGDAGGPVTNAAGEVVALASRSWKAGCLGTPETETRRNAEAARVDDLRQWVVDVRAAQYGWKSRTFLQAGQGLYQGVRLADGTWSDLRDVQAEAGSIGGVLASARAVAAAGISRDTHVLAIDGAGKLRHAIRAADGTWSAFGDVGSRAGVLGDLRQVSAVSIGHELHVVALAGNKVFHTRRDAAGQWTRFGDVAGAVGPIGAVTSVSTASVGGHLHTVAVTGGKPFHTIRDTGTGKWTGWGDMSRAVGTTGPVSSVAIAGVGTDAHVVIATDNGTKQYHTIRNSAGGWSVYGDLAGVWGTVTAKSVSAAHVAGELQVAAVTADGRVLHTTRHADRSWAPTVPVPLTGTTGTPTHLSITGTL; from the coding sequence ATGCTTCGTGCCCGTCCACGGTCCGCCTGGATGGCCGTCGGCCTGACCGCCGTGATCGGCGCCGGCCTGCTGCCGGCGCATTCGGCGGTCGCCGCCATCGGCACCCCCGACACGAGCGGCACCCACGCCCACACCGCCCAGATCACCGTGGGCGACCGCACCAACGCCCGCGGCTGCTCCGGCACCCTGATAGCGGCCCAGTGGCTCCTCACCTCGCAGAGCTGCTTCACGACCACCCCCGGCACCGGCCTCACCCCCGGCAAGCCGCAGGAACCGGTGAAGGTCACCCTGGGAACCGGTACCTACACGATCGCCGAGCTGTTCCCCCGCGCCGACCGGGACGTCCTCCTGGCGCGGCTCGACCGGCAGGCCACCGGCATCACCCCGGCCAGGATCGCCGACGCCTCCCCGGCGGCCGGGACCGCGCTGACCGCCGCGGGCTACGGCCGCACGAAGACGACGTGGGTGCCGGACAAGATCCACACGGCGGCCTTCACCGCCACGTCCGCCACGGCGACCGCCCTCGCCATCGAGGGCGCCCAGGCCGGTGACGCCATCTGCCAGGGCGACGCGGGCGGGCCCGTCACCAACGCCGCGGGGGAGGTCGTCGCCCTCGCCAGCCGTTCGTGGAAGGCGGGCTGCCTCGGCACCCCCGAGACCGAGACCCGCAGGAACGCCGAGGCCGCCCGCGTCGACGACCTCCGCCAGTGGGTCGTCGACGTGCGGGCCGCGCAGTACGGCTGGAAGTCCCGCACCTTCCTCCAGGCCGGTCAGGGCCTCTACCAGGGTGTCCGGCTCGCCGACGGCACCTGGAGCGACCTGCGCGACGTGCAGGCCGAGGCCGGCAGCATCGGCGGTGTCCTGGCCTCGGCCCGCGCGGTCGCGGCGGCGGGCATCAGCCGGGACACCCATGTCCTCGCCATCGACGGCGCCGGAAAGCTGCGCCACGCGATACGCGCGGCCGACGGCACCTGGAGCGCCTTCGGGGACGTGGGCTCCCGCGCCGGGGTGCTCGGCGACCTCCGGCAGGTCTCCGCCGTCTCCATCGGCCACGAGCTGCACGTCGTCGCCCTCGCGGGGAACAAGGTGTTCCACACCCGCCGCGACGCCGCGGGCCAGTGGACCAGGTTCGGTGACGTGGCCGGGGCCGTCGGGCCGATCGGGGCGGTGACGTCCGTCTCCACGGCCAGCGTCGGCGGCCACCTCCACACCGTCGCCGTCACCGGCGGCAAGCCGTTCCACACCATCCGCGACACCGGCACCGGCAAGTGGACCGGCTGGGGCGACATGAGCAGGGCCGTCGGCACCACCGGCCCCGTCTCGTCCGTGGCCATCGCGGGCGTCGGCACCGACGCGCACGTCGTCATCGCCACGGACAACGGAACGAAGCAGTACCACACGATCCGCAACAGCGCGGGTGGCTGGTCCGTGTACGGCGACCTCGCCGGTGTCTGGGGCACGGTCACGGCGAAGTCCGTCAGCGCCGCGCACGTGGCGGGCGAACTCCAGGTGGCCGCCGTCACCGCCGACGGCAGGGTCCTCCACACGACCCGGCACGCCGATCGCTCCTGGGCCCCGACCGTCCCGGTCCCCCTGACCGGCACCACCGGAACGCCCACCCACCTGAGCATCACCGGCACCCTCTGA
- a CDS encoding tetratricopeptide repeat protein has product MSETYYEFGTAAERWDRAQMFFEAKEYPTVARILRGLVAEYPEQTAQRLLLARAYYHSAQLRRAETELRALLERDPVEGYARLMLGRTLERQGRHEDAAPHLRMAAAMSGDLP; this is encoded by the coding sequence GTGAGCGAGACGTACTACGAGTTCGGGACGGCCGCCGAGCGCTGGGACCGCGCGCAGATGTTCTTCGAGGCGAAGGAGTACCCGACCGTCGCCCGCATCCTGCGCGGCCTGGTCGCCGAGTACCCGGAGCAGACCGCCCAGCGGCTGCTGCTCGCCCGCGCCTACTACCACTCCGCCCAGCTGAGGCGCGCCGAGACGGAGCTGCGGGCCCTTCTGGAGCGCGACCCCGTCGAGGGGTACGCCCGCCTCATGCTCGGCCGCACCCTGGAGCGGCAGGGTCGTCACGAGGATGCGGCCCCGCACCTGCGGATGGCCGCCGCCATGTCGGGCGACCTGCCGTAG
- a CDS encoding respiratory nitrate reductase subunit gamma, producing the protein MTASPGPLAVAYDGTGLPLWVALPYFCLAVFAVGHVWHYRRDQFGWTSHTNLHAPTSCPLFAAWPFTAWCTYGAPPSGTCRPYLVYRRKASATAYGTTASPHGHAPARREAGTREAGRR; encoded by the coding sequence ATGACCGCCTCCCCTGGACCGCTCGCCGTCGCCTACGACGGCACCGGCCTGCCGCTGTGGGTCGCCCTCCCGTACTTCTGCCTCGCGGTGTTCGCCGTCGGGCACGTGTGGCACTACCGGCGCGACCAGTTCGGCTGGACGAGCCACACGAACCTGCACGCGCCGACCTCGTGCCCGCTGTTCGCGGCGTGGCCGTTCACCGCCTGGTGCACGTATGGAGCGCCCCCGTCGGGTACCTGCCGCCCGTACCTGGTGTACCGGCGGAAGGCGTCCGCGACGGCGTACGGCACCACGGCCTCCCCGCACGGGCACGCCCCGGCGCGGCGCGAGGCGGGCACCCGGGAGGCGGGCCGCCGCTAG
- a CDS encoding glycoside hydrolase domain-containing protein, which produces MPKHRLSRKGRYIALTTTGAVVVAGALAAAQSSMAAPAWPAQKTYTGRAFDTCAAPSLAAMKAWRKDGHYGGVAVYVGGKNRGCAQPNLTKSWVKSVDTLGWRVIPLYVGAQPPCQKSRNKERFTAATAASVGVSNANDAIAKASALGLKAGSPIYLNMESYDITDKACNEATLAYVRSFTKTLRAKTYRAGLYGFSSSSAKAIATAKDRRDLPGNLWYALWNGQETTTKDWPWDPKLYTGHSRGHQYKANSKETRGGHTITIDRNAWDAPVAIIG; this is translated from the coding sequence ATGCCGAAGCACCGGTTGTCCAGAAAAGGCCGTTACATCGCTCTGACCACGACAGGGGCCGTCGTCGTGGCAGGCGCCCTGGCCGCGGCACAGAGCTCGATGGCGGCTCCGGCGTGGCCGGCGCAGAAGACCTACACAGGCCGGGCGTTCGACACCTGCGCCGCGCCCTCGCTCGCCGCGATGAAGGCCTGGAGAAAGGACGGCCACTACGGCGGCGTCGCGGTCTACGTCGGCGGCAAGAACCGCGGCTGCGCCCAGCCCAACCTGACCAAGTCCTGGGTGAAGTCGGTCGACACGCTGGGCTGGCGGGTCATCCCCTTGTACGTCGGTGCCCAGCCGCCCTGCCAGAAGAGCAGGAACAAGGAGAGGTTCACCGCGGCGACAGCGGCCTCGGTCGGGGTGAGCAACGCCAACGACGCCATCGCCAAGGCATCCGCGCTCGGTCTGAAAGCCGGAAGCCCCATCTACCTCAACATGGAGTCGTACGACATCACCGACAAGGCGTGCAACGAGGCGACCCTCGCCTACGTACGGTCCTTCACCAAGACCCTGCGGGCCAAGACCTACCGTGCCGGCCTCTACGGCTTCAGCAGCTCCAGCGCCAAGGCGATCGCCACCGCCAAGGACCGCAGGGACCTGCCGGGCAACCTCTGGTACGCCCTGTGGAACGGTCAGGAGACCACCACGAAGGACTGGCCCTGGGACCCGAAGCTGTACACGGGACACAGCCGCGGCCACCAGTACAAGGCCAACAGCAAGGAGACCCGCGGCGGCCACACCATCACCATCGACCGCAACGCCTGGGACGCCCCGGTCGCCATCATCGGCTGA
- a CDS encoding class I SAM-dependent methyltransferase: MDSIPANRRLWNKISSAYQHEHDPQIGATPRLWGMYSIPDAHLHALGDVTGKRVLELGCGAGQWSRALAAEGATVVGLDLSEAQLAAAARAMGAARYSLVQGAAEQLPFAADSFDLVFCDFGGLSWAPPHLAVPQAARVLGRGGRLVFNVASPWFEACYDEAASRVTTTLQQDYFGLNTIAEDDGATSYQLTYGDWVKVLRGAGLIIDDLIEPRPGLGTPNGYNETDPPDWAHRWPAELLWVTRKP; the protein is encoded by the coding sequence GTGGACAGCATCCCCGCCAACCGGCGGCTCTGGAACAAGATCAGCAGCGCCTACCAGCACGAGCACGACCCGCAAATCGGCGCCACACCCCGGCTGTGGGGCATGTACTCCATCCCCGACGCGCACCTGCACGCCCTGGGCGACGTCACCGGCAAGCGCGTCCTCGAACTCGGCTGCGGCGCCGGCCAGTGGTCCAGGGCGCTCGCCGCCGAGGGCGCCACCGTGGTCGGACTCGACCTGTCCGAAGCCCAACTCGCCGCAGCGGCCCGCGCGATGGGAGCGGCCCGCTACTCGCTAGTGCAAGGCGCCGCCGAACAACTCCCCTTCGCCGCCGACAGCTTCGACCTGGTGTTCTGCGACTTCGGTGGGCTCAGCTGGGCGCCCCCGCACCTGGCCGTCCCGCAGGCCGCACGCGTCTTGGGCCGCGGCGGGCGCCTGGTGTTCAACGTCGCCAGCCCATGGTTCGAAGCTTGCTACGACGAAGCCGCCAGCCGCGTGACCACGACGCTGCAGCAGGACTACTTCGGGCTGAACACCATCGCCGAAGACGACGGCGCGACCAGCTATCAGCTCACCTACGGCGACTGGGTCAAGGTCCTGCGCGGCGCGGGTCTCATCATCGACGACCTCATCGAGCCGCGGCCCGGACTCGGAACACCCAACGGCTACAACGAAACCGACCCACCCGACTGGGCACACCGCTGGCCGGCGGAACTGCTCTGGGTAACCCGCAAACCGTAA
- a CDS encoding response regulator, giving the protein MTDSSGGLGEKEPVRVFLLDDHEVVRRGVHDLLDAEPDLTVVGEAGTAEQALVRVPALRPRVAVLDVRLPDGDGVSVCRELRSRMPELACLMLTSFDDEEALLDAIMAGASGYVLKQITGTDLVHAVRTVASGQSMLDPGATARVMARLRGGAEEPREQAASTLSGLTDREREILALVGEGLTNREIGKRLYLAEKTVKNNISRLLAKLGVERRVQAAVIATQALGTPDGRDGTTPGRDGRLRG; this is encoded by the coding sequence ATGACGGACAGCAGCGGCGGCCTCGGAGAGAAGGAACCGGTCAGGGTCTTCCTCCTCGACGACCACGAGGTGGTGCGCCGCGGTGTGCACGACCTGTTGGACGCCGAGCCGGACCTGACCGTGGTCGGCGAGGCGGGCACGGCCGAACAGGCACTGGTGCGCGTGCCCGCGCTGCGGCCCCGGGTCGCCGTCCTGGACGTCCGCCTCCCGGACGGGGACGGCGTCAGCGTCTGCCGGGAACTGCGTTCGCGCATGCCGGAGCTGGCCTGTCTGATGCTGACCTCGTTCGACGACGAGGAGGCCCTGCTCGACGCCATCATGGCGGGCGCCTCCGGGTACGTGCTGAAGCAGATCACCGGAACCGACCTGGTCCACGCCGTGCGCACGGTCGCGTCGGGCCAGTCGATGCTCGACCCCGGCGCCACCGCCCGTGTGATGGCCCGGCTGCGGGGAGGCGCCGAGGAGCCCAGGGAGCAGGCCGCGTCCACCCTGTCCGGGCTGACGGACCGTGAGCGGGAGATCCTCGCCCTGGTGGGGGAGGGGCTGACGAACCGGGAGATCGGCAAGCGGCTCTACCTGGCGGAGAAGACCGTCAAGAACAACATCTCCCGGCTCCTCGCCAAACTGGGCGTCGAGCGCCGCGTCCAGGCCGCCGTGATCGCCACACAGGCGCTCGGCACCCCCGACGGCCGGGACGGTACGACCCCGGGCCGCGACGGCCGCCTCCGCGGCTGA
- a CDS encoding pyridoxamine 5'-phosphate oxidase family protein, with amino-acid sequence MNDAATHRTADGRRKTVAPRRMAHLGRAEALRLLGTVSLGRILFTQQALPAIRPVNHLLDGDDIIVRLHDGATLASVVAPTETDGVVVAYEADVIDPDTHLGWSVVVTGYARRVTDDEEMASLASRLRPWVATPVMNAALRIRPDLVTGLRLTV; translated from the coding sequence ATGAACGACGCAGCCACGCATCGAACGGCGGACGGCCGCCGGAAGACGGTGGCACCCCGGCGCATGGCCCACCTCGGCCGGGCCGAGGCGCTGCGGCTGCTGGGCACGGTCTCGCTGGGCCGCATCCTCTTCACGCAGCAGGCGCTCCCGGCGATCCGCCCGGTCAACCACCTGCTGGACGGCGACGACATCATCGTCCGGCTCCACGACGGCGCGACGCTCGCCTCAGTCGTGGCGCCCACCGAAACGGACGGCGTCGTGGTGGCGTACGAGGCCGATGTGATCGACCCGGACACCCACCTCGGCTGGAGCGTGGTGGTCACCGGTTACGCGCGCCGGGTCACCGACGACGAGGAGATGGCGAGTCTCGCCTCCCGGCTGCGGCCCTGGGTGGCCACACCGGTGATGAACGCGGCGCTGCGCATCCGCCCGGACCTGGTCACGGGACTGCGGCTCACCGTCTAG
- a CDS encoding sensor histidine kinase, with translation MPQMRLDELLEELQARINAARGTRDRVHSLLEAVVSVGRELDLSQVLRRIVEASALLVDAQYGALGVIGPDGRTLSQFLTVGLTDEETARIGPLPAGHGILGELIRNPQPLRLSELGTHEASYGFPAHHPPMRTFLGVPIRVRDEVFGNLYLTDKRGGQDFDAEDESVIATLSVAAGVAIDNARLYEASQRQRRWLQANAEITHNLLSGSPRLRVLELIARRAQEITGAALADVTVPVPGTQDLVVELALGAGGELRRGLVVPVAGTLSGAAYEAGAPVTTTGLADDDRYGAGPRRFDGLGPAVAVPLGTEAHDTRGVLLLARHQGEPVFTEGELQPLLAFAGQAALALELAQRRTDAEQLALLEDRDRIARDLHDLAIQRLFATGMTLQSAARLVQHEGAAERVTRAVVDLDETIKIIRSTIFGLRARDEDTGPSLRARVARAVGETANTLGFPPRLSMEGLLDTDVPPGVAEHVMAALTETLSNAARHAQATRVEVSLQATADEVILTVTDNGRGIQEGGRRSGLRNLEERARSVGGTLKTGRPDGGGSRLVWRAPITAAGNA, from the coding sequence ATGCCCCAGATGAGGCTCGACGAGCTGCTGGAGGAACTCCAGGCACGCATCAACGCCGCCCGCGGCACCCGCGACCGGGTGCACAGCCTGCTGGAGGCGGTCGTCTCCGTCGGCCGGGAGCTCGACCTTTCGCAGGTGCTGCGCCGAATCGTGGAGGCGTCCGCGCTGCTCGTGGACGCCCAGTACGGGGCGCTCGGGGTCATCGGCCCCGACGGGCGCACTCTGTCGCAGTTCCTCACCGTCGGCCTCACCGACGAGGAGACCGCCAGGATCGGCCCCCTCCCCGCCGGGCACGGCATCCTCGGCGAGCTCATCCGCAACCCCCAGCCCCTGCGGCTCAGCGAGCTCGGCACCCACGAGGCGTCGTACGGCTTCCCCGCCCACCACCCGCCGATGCGGACGTTCCTGGGCGTGCCCATCCGCGTCCGCGACGAGGTGTTCGGGAACCTGTACCTCACCGACAAGCGCGGCGGCCAGGACTTCGACGCCGAGGACGAGTCGGTGATCGCCACCCTGTCCGTCGCCGCCGGTGTCGCCATCGACAACGCCCGCCTGTACGAGGCGTCCCAGCGCCAGCGGCGGTGGCTCCAGGCCAACGCCGAGATCACCCACAACCTCCTCTCCGGCAGCCCCCGCCTGCGCGTCCTGGAGCTGATCGCCCGCCGCGCCCAGGAGATCACCGGCGCCGCGCTCGCCGACGTGACCGTGCCCGTCCCCGGCACCCAGGACCTCGTGGTGGAACTGGCCCTCGGCGCGGGCGGCGAGCTCCGCCGCGGCCTGGTCGTCCCCGTCGCGGGCACCCTGTCCGGGGCCGCCTACGAGGCCGGGGCGCCGGTCACCACCACCGGCCTCGCCGACGACGACCGCTACGGCGCGGGGCCCCGCCGCTTCGACGGCCTCGGCCCGGCCGTCGCCGTACCCCTGGGCACCGAGGCGCACGACACGCGCGGCGTCCTGCTGCTCGCCCGCCACCAGGGCGAACCCGTCTTCACGGAGGGCGAGCTCCAGCCGCTGCTGGCGTTCGCCGGACAGGCCGCGCTCGCCCTGGAGCTGGCCCAGCGCCGTACCGACGCCGAACAGCTCGCGCTCCTGGAGGACCGGGACCGCATCGCCCGCGACCTCCACGACCTGGCCATCCAGCGCCTCTTCGCCACCGGCATGACCCTCCAGAGCGCCGCACGGCTCGTCCAGCACGAGGGCGCCGCCGAGCGTGTCACCCGCGCCGTCGTGGACCTCGACGAGACCATCAAGATCATCCGCTCGACCATCTTCGGCCTGCGCGCCCGCGACGAGGACACGGGCCCGAGCCTGCGGGCCCGCGTCGCCCGCGCGGTCGGCGAGACGGCGAACACCCTCGGCTTCCCGCCCCGCCTGAGCATGGAGGGCCTGCTCGACACGGACGTGCCGCCGGGCGTGGCCGAGCATGTGATGGCCGCCCTCACCGAGACGCTCAGCAACGCCGCCCGCCACGCCCAGGCGACCCGCGTCGAGGTGTCCCTCCAGGCCACCGCCGACGAGGTGATCCTGACGGTGACGGACAACGGCCGGGGCATCCAGGAGGGCGGCAGGCGCAGCGGCCTGCGCAACCTGGAGGAGCGCGCCCGGTCCGTGGGCGGCACCCTGAAGACAGGCCGCCCGGACGGGGGCGGCAGCCGCCTCGTGTGGCGGGCGCCGATCACCGCCGCCGGGAACGCCTGA
- a CDS encoding L,D-transpeptidase family protein, with the protein MNPRMRGLRSAVALGFAAAAVAATSAAAEARPDDAAGAAGAAAGAAKGATTLVFDKNPSDPSNSRLRLYKGGVLQAGYRAGSGMGVTNDCVRDKGWIPNGNWRVRLKSRTYNGQFVKGYAVYLQDMRCSTGKVTRTEMFIHSEMNRDGTQGRAEERRWNGPGDYRSNGCVKLKPADIRDLFSRLDRIGWPTHLRVVS; encoded by the coding sequence GTGAATCCGAGGATGCGTGGGCTGCGCAGCGCGGTGGCGCTGGGGTTCGCGGCGGCGGCCGTGGCGGCGACGTCCGCGGCCGCCGAGGCGCGGCCGGACGACGCGGCGGGTGCGGCGGGCGCGGCGGCCGGGGCCGCGAAGGGCGCCACGACCCTGGTCTTCGACAAGAACCCTTCCGACCCGTCGAACTCCCGGCTGCGCCTGTACAAGGGCGGCGTGCTGCAGGCCGGCTACCGCGCCGGTTCGGGCATGGGCGTCACGAACGACTGCGTACGCGACAAGGGCTGGATCCCGAACGGGAACTGGCGCGTCAGGCTGAAGTCCCGGACGTACAACGGCCAGTTCGTCAAGGGGTACGCGGTGTACCTCCAGGACATGCGGTGCTCCACGGGCAAGGTGACCCGCACGGAGATGTTCATCCACTCGGAGATGAACCGCGACGGGACGCAGGGCCGCGCGGAGGAGCGCCGCTGGAACGGGCCGGGGGACTACCGGTCCAACGGCTGCGTGAAGCTGAAGCCCGCCGACATCAGGGACCTGTTCAGCCGTCTCGACCGGATCGGGTGGCCGACACACCTGCGGGTCGTCTCCTGA
- a CDS encoding TetR/AcrR family transcriptional regulator, whose protein sequence is MSAGGRRARLRAEMSAEVRAAARAVIVESGVESLTLTEVARRVGVTPAALYHHFERGLPDIVARVADDIVDELVDELSQAAARYPRDNFAMRMVAPSRVLRSWAIGRRREFCFLFGTPARAAGDAHAALTTRWVRRLAGVWGPVFAELWAARRYPVPTGALEPRLRRQMGDYVRDTGVDLPPEAAAVMLGCWRSLYGQVAIEAFGHFSPLFGDQQPMFELLMRDIVGGLDLIDQYEPPAAPAP, encoded by the coding sequence GTGTCAGCGGGAGGGCGCCGCGCCCGTCTGCGGGCCGAGATGTCCGCCGAGGTACGGGCGGCGGCGCGGGCGGTCATCGTCGAGAGCGGTGTCGAGTCGCTGACCCTCACGGAGGTCGCGCGGCGGGTGGGTGTGACCCCGGCGGCGCTCTACCACCACTTCGAGCGGGGGCTGCCCGACATCGTCGCGCGGGTCGCCGACGACATCGTGGACGAGCTGGTGGACGAGCTGTCCCAGGCGGCCGCCCGCTACCCCAGGGACAACTTCGCGATGCGGATGGTCGCCCCCAGCCGTGTGCTGCGGTCCTGGGCGATCGGCCGCCGACGGGAGTTCTGCTTCCTGTTCGGAACCCCGGCACGGGCCGCTGGGGACGCCCACGCGGCCCTGACGACCCGCTGGGTGCGGCGGCTGGCAGGCGTGTGGGGCCCCGTGTTCGCGGAGCTGTGGGCGGCGCGACGCTACCCGGTGCCCACGGGCGCGCTGGAGCCCCGGCTGCGGCGGCAGATGGGCGACTACGTGCGCGACACGGGCGTCGACCTTCCGCCGGAGGCCGCCGCGGTCATGCTCGGCTGCTGGCGCTCCCTCTACGGGCAGGTCGCCATCGAGGCGTTCGGCCATTTCTCGCCGCTGTTCGGCGACCAGCAGCCGATGTTCGAGCTGCTGATGCGCGACATCGTCGGCGGCCTGGATCTGATCGACCAGTACGAGCCCCCGGCCGCCCCGGCGCCCTGA
- a CDS encoding peptidase inhibitor family I36 protein, producing the protein MSKASGKRRTAVGLAAVAVAAALMAPTPAGAAPQGDPWMCTPGAFCVYSGDNGNGKVCGWQVDDPDWLHGSTVCGWSKTTRVRSAFNNGRSGMPVSAFTRTGLTGTKMFCLAKGKKTNLPRAGTYLRSHTWKC; encoded by the coding sequence ATGAGCAAGGCGAGCGGCAAGCGGCGCACGGCGGTCGGCCTCGCGGCGGTCGCCGTGGCCGCGGCGCTGATGGCGCCCACCCCGGCGGGCGCCGCCCCACAGGGCGATCCGTGGATGTGCACCCCCGGAGCGTTCTGCGTGTACTCCGGCGACAACGGCAACGGCAAGGTGTGCGGCTGGCAGGTGGACGACCCGGACTGGCTGCACGGGTCCACGGTGTGCGGCTGGTCGAAGACCACGCGTGTGCGGTCGGCGTTCAACAACGGCAGGAGCGGCATGCCGGTCTCCGCGTTCACCCGCACCGGGCTGACGGGCACCAAGATGTTCTGCCTCGCCAAGGGCAAGAAGACCAACCTGCCCCGCGCGGGCACGTACCTGCGAAGCCACACCTGGAAGTGCTGA
- a CDS encoding choice-of-anchor C family protein — translation MAFPRSLATTLLAGLLATGTVVALATPASAVSRFDDGSFEYPTGPANSFRTLSSGQTIGPWRVTSGAVDHIGAGFWQAAEGDQSVDLNATRPGTVSQTFTTTAGKKYSVTYALAANPEGGPAVKTGRVLVDGQNFQDFSFDSTGKTRAAMGYVTRQMTFVANGPTTTLGFTSTVTGAYGPVIDDVRVDDTCCSCSCPS, via the coding sequence ATGGCGTTTCCCCGATCCTTAGCCACCACGCTCCTCGCCGGTCTGCTCGCGACCGGGACGGTCGTGGCGCTCGCCACCCCCGCCTCCGCCGTGAGCCGGTTCGACGACGGCAGCTTCGAGTACCCGACCGGTCCGGCCAACTCGTTCCGGACGCTCTCCAGCGGTCAGACCATCGGACCGTGGAGGGTCACCAGCGGGGCGGTGGACCACATCGGCGCCGGATTCTGGCAGGCCGCCGAAGGAGACCAGTCCGTCGATCTCAACGCCACCCGGCCCGGCACGGTGTCGCAGACCTTCACGACCACCGCAGGCAAAAAGTACAGCGTCACCTACGCCCTGGCCGCCAACCCGGAGGGCGGACCGGCCGTGAAGACCGGCCGGGTCCTGGTGGACGGGCAGAACTTCCAGGACTTCTCCTTCGACTCCACGGGCAAGACCCGCGCCGCCATGGGCTACGTGACCCGGCAGATGACGTTCGTGGCCAACGGTCCGACGACGACGCTCGGCTTCACCAGCACGGTGACCGGTGCGTACGGCCCGGTCATCGACGACGTACGGGTCGATGACACCTGCTGCTCCTGCTCCTGCCCCTCCTGA
- a CDS encoding SAM-dependent methyltransferase has product MPQLSPRLAEAVAALPLAPHLRVLEIGCGPGAAARAVAARLDTGHILAIDRSAAAVARARAACAEEIASGRLSVRQCAAEDFEPEPGDGPFDLVFAFRVGALDGRHPETGRQALSRISAALAPGGRVFVDGGDPLRELPVRG; this is encoded by the coding sequence ATGCCGCAGCTCTCGCCCCGTCTCGCCGAAGCCGTCGCGGCGCTCCCTCTCGCCCCGCATCTGCGGGTTCTGGAGATCGGGTGCGGGCCAGGCGCCGCCGCCCGTGCGGTCGCCGCGCGACTGGACACCGGGCACATCCTGGCCATCGACCGGTCGGCCGCCGCCGTGGCGCGGGCGCGGGCCGCCTGCGCCGAGGAGATCGCGTCCGGCCGCCTCTCGGTACGGCAGTGCGCCGCCGAGGACTTCGAACCGGAGCCTGGCGACGGCCCGTTCGACCTCGTCTTCGCCTTCCGGGTCGGCGCGCTCGACGGCCGCCACCCGGAGACGGGGCGTCAGGCCCTGAGCCGTATCTCCGCCGCGCTCGCGCCCGGCGGACGGGTCTTCGTCGACGGCGGCGACCCACTGCGGGAGCTGCCCGTACGCGGGTGA